One genomic region from Nostoc sphaeroides encodes:
- the pbpC gene encoding penicillin-binding protein 1C, giving the protein MKLILRSLLKLKRTSKVILAVVIICLVVRLLPYFAPIRAADIAQNQLAMQFSDRNGLPLGTLLTRDQEHTSVVPLNQVSPQFIHAILAAEDGSFYHHGALDMKAVIRASKEAIHAKRIISGASTITMQLARMLDPVPRSFSGKMSEIWLSWRLAAGMNKDEILSAYINRLPMGGNIYGVEAAAQTYFSIPASELNLAQASLLAAIPNNPTYFNPYQHWERLKQRQKYVLNRMVQEKYISGAMAARTSAEKVVFQSRQRGIIAAPHFLFWLANQIPPTPLEKGGLIPPLKRGVRGEQSVIRTTINRPLQQFVEAQVQQVISSIAANNVHDAAALVIDNHTGEVLAYVGSPDYFNEAKLGRNDGVQALRQPGSTLKPFVYELALEKGLILPNTILADVPARYAIPGAKLYSPTDYTERFLGPVRMRIALANSLNVPAVRVLEKVGVKTFLERLHQLGFEHLNQTPEHYGLGLTLGSGEVSLWELARAYVTMARFGDAIPLVSTFSNSPIPTDAIHRVSTSYTLPNHTIWQLITNILSDNHARATAFGVNSVLNLPFPSAVKTGTSSNFRDTWTVGFTTDYTVATWVGNFNGEPMRQVSGVTGAAPLWNRIMLHLHEHQEPADFPPPEGLVQLPVCAISGLRPTPDCTSVVQEYFYPEDKIAYESDNQFNLPPEYDEWLAKQQQSNLVSSNFRILSPHHGDLFLLYPGEAAKQKLEFKLAGNKSALVEWWLNGEKLDTNSANSLFWNLHPGKWTLEARSGEMTDKVSFQVELASIKPTRRGFSISNSQVKGNPP; this is encoded by the coding sequence ATGAAACTAATTTTACGATCGCTACTCAAACTTAAGCGCACTAGTAAGGTTATCCTAGCTGTGGTGATAATCTGTCTGGTGGTACGTCTACTACCTTATTTTGCGCCCATTCGTGCCGCAGATATTGCCCAAAATCAGTTGGCAATGCAATTTAGCGATCGCAATGGTTTACCATTAGGAACATTGCTCACCCGTGACCAAGAGCATACATCAGTAGTACCACTAAATCAGGTTTCGCCCCAGTTTATCCATGCTATTTTAGCCGCCGAAGATGGCAGCTTTTACCATCACGGGGCGTTGGATATGAAAGCTGTTATCCGCGCCAGCAAAGAAGCCATCCACGCGAAACGAATTATTTCCGGCGCTTCCACTATTACTATGCAGTTAGCGCGGATGTTAGATCCAGTGCCGCGCAGTTTCTCTGGTAAAATGAGCGAGATTTGGCTATCTTGGCGGTTAGCAGCAGGGATGAACAAAGATGAAATTCTCTCTGCATATATCAATCGGCTGCCAATGGGAGGGAATATATATGGTGTGGAAGCAGCAGCGCAGACTTATTTTTCTATCCCAGCTAGTGAATTGAATCTTGCTCAAGCTAGTTTATTGGCTGCTATTCCCAATAATCCCACATACTTTAACCCTTACCAGCATTGGGAACGGCTGAAGCAGCGACAAAAATACGTGCTTAATCGGATGGTACAGGAAAAATATATTAGTGGTGCGATGGCTGCCCGAACATCTGCCGAAAAGGTTGTGTTTCAATCTCGCCAACGGGGAATTATCGCCGCACCACACTTTTTGTTTTGGTTAGCCAATCAAATCCCCCCAACCCCCCTTGAAAAAGGGGGCTTAATTCCCCCCTTAAAAAGGGGGGTTAGGGGGGAGCAATCCGTTATTCGCACGACTATAAATCGCCCTTTACAGCAGTTTGTCGAAGCACAGGTGCAACAGGTGATTTCTTCTATCGCCGCCAACAATGTCCATGATGCAGCTGCGTTGGTGATTGACAACCACACTGGTGAAGTTTTGGCTTATGTTGGTTCGCCTGATTACTTTAATGAAGCCAAACTAGGACGCAATGATGGAGTGCAAGCGCTACGTCAACCAGGTTCTACCCTCAAGCCTTTTGTCTATGAATTAGCTTTAGAAAAAGGTTTAATTCTTCCAAATACCATTTTGGCAGATGTACCCGCCCGTTATGCAATTCCCGGCGCGAAACTTTATAGCCCCACAGATTACACCGAACGCTTCCTTGGCCCTGTACGGATGCGAATCGCTTTAGCAAATTCCCTAAATGTACCCGCAGTGAGGGTTTTAGAAAAAGTAGGCGTAAAAACTTTCTTAGAACGTCTGCATCAACTGGGCTTTGAACACCTTAATCAAACCCCAGAACATTACGGTTTAGGGTTAACTCTCGGTAGTGGCGAAGTCAGTTTATGGGAACTAGCTAGAGCTTACGTTACTATGGCACGATTCGGAGATGCGATTCCTTTAGTAAGCACATTTTCTAATTCCCCAATCCCTACAGACGCGATTCATCGCGTCTCTACAAGTTACACACTCCCCAATCACACAATTTGGCAATTGATTACCAACATACTCAGTGACAACCATGCTCGTGCAACAGCTTTTGGTGTAAACTCGGTGTTAAATTTACCCTTTCCTTCGGCTGTTAAAACTGGCACTTCTTCTAATTTTCGGGATACTTGGACAGTTGGTTTTACCACAGATTACACCGTCGCTACTTGGGTAGGCAATTTCAACGGGGAACCGATGCGTCAGGTTTCAGGTGTTACCGGGGCTGCACCCTTGTGGAATCGAATTATGTTACATCTGCACGAACATCAAGAACCAGCAGATTTTCCACCTCCAGAAGGTTTAGTGCAATTACCTGTTTGTGCAATTTCGGGGTTACGACCAACACCCGATTGTACCTCAGTTGTGCAGGAATATTTCTATCCAGAAGATAAAATTGCCTACGAAAGTGACAATCAATTCAATTTACCACCAGAGTATGATGAGTGGTTGGCAAAACAACAGCAATCGAATCTTGTTTCTAGTAATTTTAGAATTTTATCTCCGCATCATGGCGATTTATTTTTACTGTATCCAGGTGAAGCAGCGAAGCAAAAACTCGAATTTAAGTTAGCAGGAAATAAATCTGCGCTTGTTGAATGGTGGCTAAATGGGGAAAAACTAGATACAAACTCAGCTAATTCTTTATTTTGGAATTTACATCCTGGTAAGTGGACTTTGGAAGCAAGAAGCGGGGAAATGACCGACAAGGTAAGTTTTCAGGTGGAATTAGCTAGTATTAAACCTACGCGTCGAGGATTTTCTATTAGTAATTCTCAGGTAAAAGGGAATCCTCCATAA